The Ischnura elegans chromosome 1, ioIscEleg1.1, whole genome shotgun sequence genome contains a region encoding:
- the LOC124154010 gene encoding uncharacterized protein LOC124154010 yields the protein MEQTILYDLNGSRYAITDREEIHKRIQEDAAFADEYFKGNLASAELQTPSTEASSCAGPNWKKEQTLLLLEEYRRRVDSFRDPKIKKKDLWQEISRTFTEKGYNFSEDV from the exons ATGGAGCAGACAATACTGTATGACCTAAATGGCAGTCGGTATGCCATCACGGATAGGGAGGAAATACATAAAAGAATTCAGgaag ATGCGGCTTTTGCCGATGAATATTTTAAGGGGAATTTAGCATCAGCTGAGCTACAGACTCCGTCCACAGAGGCAAGCTCGTGTGCAG GTCCGAACTGGAAGAAAGAGCAGACCCTCTTGCTTTTGGAGGAGTATAGGAGGAGAGTAGACTCATTTAGagatccaaaaattaaaaaaaaagatttatggcAGGAAATTTCCAGAACTTTTACTGAAAAAGGCTACAATTTCTCCGAAGAtgtttag